The following proteins come from a genomic window of Polyangiaceae bacterium:
- a CDS encoding DUF4398 domain-containing protein, with product MNRRRIVRSLRIAPVVVAFAAFGCGGAAVPHQELTNAKSAISAAEAADASTVPQATLHLQMAKDAVHEAQGLIDDGDNERAAKELVRARADAQLALALAKQESARADADAELAKIQELEKEAAQ from the coding sequence ATGAACCGACGACGCATCGTGCGCAGTCTGCGCATCGCGCCCGTGGTGGTGGCGTTCGCGGCATTCGGCTGCGGCGGCGCCGCAGTTCCACATCAAGAGCTGACCAACGCGAAGTCCGCGATCAGCGCAGCCGAAGCGGCTGACGCCAGCACGGTTCCGCAAGCGACGCTGCACCTTCAAATGGCCAAGGACGCCGTGCACGAGGCCCAGGGCCTGATCGACGACGGCGATAACGAGCGAGCGGCCAAGGAGCTCGTACGCGCCCGCGCGGACGCTCAGCTCGCATTGGCCCTTGCGAAGCAGGAAAGCGCCCGCGCCGATGCGGACGCAGAGCTTGCAAAGATCCAGGAGCTCGAAAAGGAGGCAGCCCAGTGA
- a CDS encoding response regulator, translating to MAAERPLHVLVVDDDAIDRKSVIRALRTSSDEFDVLEASTCAQAMECLSAHEVDCAIVDFYLPDGDASRILLKIAQERLGVPVVVLTGQGDEELAVQLLQAGAADYLTKSSGMGERIPGAVRRAVRLAEVERKARQAEDDLRAHRESLATTLRSIADAVVTTDSTGNVTYLNPAAERLLEVDDARANGKPLWQLVRVDDGNFETRVRQALLGSPVASSRNRLSLLRSDGSRLEVEERVSLLMGSDRSTPSGAVISLTDVTEQRRAEKRLAFLAAASPVLGATRELSPALDTAVNVAVPTLADACLVGVAPRNGGRVQWARAESVDFEPPLFRELCEAQLFTPDDMDHPLSRASSLGAVAALDLEQARELLIGSGAAEQSKPTAVLVPFSAHSVFGLLLMASRSRRYDREDMAFAQDFGRRVGLAVDNAWLLEQLARAIRIRDDLLAVVSHDLRSPLGTLMLVAESLEDEWGSEDGIVDHAKTVTRSVERMDRLIRDLLDAESIETGSLAVSIESTNIAGVLEDSVALFASQADERGIALIAEIDGRLPLVSADPHRIGQVLANLIGNALKFTERGGSITVGGCAQSATVTLSVTDTGRGIPAEDIPHLFDRFWRGDRKAPGAGLGLAIASGLVLAHGSRLRVQSKPGAGSRFYFELPAVD from the coding sequence ATGGCGGCCGAGCGCCCACTCCATGTTCTCGTGGTGGACGACGACGCGATCGACCGCAAGTCGGTGATACGCGCGCTCCGAACCTCGAGCGACGAGTTCGACGTCCTGGAAGCGAGCACTTGCGCACAGGCAATGGAATGCCTGTCGGCTCACGAAGTGGATTGCGCCATCGTCGACTTCTATCTGCCGGACGGAGATGCCAGCCGCATCCTCCTCAAGATCGCCCAAGAACGACTGGGGGTCCCGGTCGTCGTGCTCACGGGACAGGGAGACGAGGAGCTCGCCGTCCAGCTGCTCCAGGCCGGCGCGGCGGACTATCTGACCAAGAGCAGCGGCATGGGGGAGCGGATCCCGGGGGCCGTGCGGCGCGCAGTGCGGCTGGCGGAGGTCGAACGCAAGGCGCGTCAGGCGGAGGACGACCTCCGCGCTCACCGAGAGTCCTTGGCCACCACCTTGCGTAGCATCGCCGACGCCGTGGTCACCACCGACAGCACCGGCAACGTGACGTACCTGAACCCGGCGGCCGAGCGGCTGCTCGAAGTCGACGACGCCCGAGCCAACGGAAAGCCGTTGTGGCAGCTGGTGCGGGTCGACGACGGCAACTTCGAGACCCGCGTCCGCCAGGCGCTCCTCGGCTCTCCCGTAGCGAGCTCACGCAACCGCCTGTCTTTGCTGCGCAGCGACGGGTCACGGCTGGAGGTCGAGGAGCGCGTCAGCCTCTTGATGGGCAGCGACCGCAGCACTCCGAGCGGCGCCGTGATCTCGCTCACGGACGTGACGGAGCAACGTCGTGCCGAGAAGCGCTTGGCATTTCTCGCCGCCGCCAGCCCGGTGTTGGGCGCCACCCGCGAGCTCTCCCCGGCTTTGGATACGGCGGTGAACGTCGCCGTTCCCACCTTGGCGGATGCTTGCCTCGTGGGCGTGGCACCCCGGAATGGTGGTCGCGTGCAGTGGGCGCGCGCGGAGAGCGTCGACTTCGAGCCACCGCTGTTCCGGGAGCTGTGTGAGGCTCAGCTCTTCACCCCTGACGACATGGACCACCCGCTCAGCCGCGCCAGCAGCTTGGGGGCGGTGGCGGCACTCGACCTGGAGCAAGCTCGCGAGCTCTTGATCGGCAGCGGAGCAGCGGAGCAAAGCAAGCCGACCGCAGTGCTGGTGCCGTTTTCGGCGCACAGCGTCTTCGGCCTGCTGCTCATGGCCAGCCGCTCGCGCCGCTACGACCGAGAAGACATGGCCTTCGCTCAAGACTTCGGTCGGCGCGTCGGGCTGGCGGTAGACAACGCATGGCTGCTCGAACAGCTCGCACGCGCCATCCGCATCCGGGACGACCTCCTCGCCGTCGTCAGCCACGATCTTCGAAGCCCTCTCGGCACGCTGATGCTGGTGGCAGAGAGCCTGGAGGACGAGTGGGGCAGCGAAGACGGCATCGTGGACCATGCCAAGACCGTCACTCGCAGCGTGGAGCGTATGGACCGGCTGATCCGGGACCTGCTGGACGCAGAGAGCATCGAGACCGGATCGCTCGCGGTCAGCATCGAGTCCACGAACATCGCGGGTGTGCTCGAGGACTCCGTGGCGCTGTTCGCCTCACAGGCCGACGAACGGGGTATCGCCTTGATCGCGGAAATCGACGGCAGGCTTCCCCTAGTGTCCGCGGATCCGCATCGCATCGGCCAGGTGCTGGCGAATCTCATCGGCAACGCGCTGAAGTTCACGGAGCGGGGCGGCAGCATCACGGTCGGCGGCTGCGCGCAGTCCGCGACGGTAACTCTATCCGTCACGGACACGGGCCGAGGAATTCCCGCCGAAGACATCCCGCACCTGTTCGATCGGTTCTGGCGTGGCGATCGCAAGGCGCCCGGTGCAGGTCTCGGCCTCGCCATCGCCTCGGGGCTCGTCCTCGCCCACGGCAGCAGGCTTCGGGTGCAGAGCAAGCCGGGCGCCGGAAGCCGGTTCTATTTCGAGCTGCCGGCGGTCGACTGA
- a CDS encoding CBS domain-containing protein has protein sequence MQQASRDTTPVRTEHDTWPDAGPRQLGTLPQMVSEVMSRPVCVPSTASLTRVGRALGHGHVRALVVVDESKRPLGVITPEGLLAVVSQRQQTSLGDMRAVDAPLLRAAVLPDTTRVDMAAHVLARTPSDFALVTSRTGAIEGLVFAGDVLRALGW, from the coding sequence ATGCAGCAGGCTAGCCGCGACACGACCCCCGTACGCACCGAACACGACACCTGGCCCGACGCGGGCCCGCGCCAGCTGGGCACGTTGCCTCAGATGGTCAGCGAAGTGATGAGCCGACCGGTGTGCGTTCCGTCCACTGCCAGCCTGACACGCGTCGGGAGAGCGCTCGGCCATGGTCATGTTCGTGCGCTCGTCGTAGTGGACGAATCGAAGCGCCCGTTGGGAGTCATCACTCCGGAAGGGCTGCTGGCTGTGGTGTCGCAACGCCAACAAACGAGCCTCGGCGACATGCGGGCCGTGGATGCTCCTTTGCTGCGAGCGGCCGTGCTCCCAGACACGACACGCGTCGACATGGCAGCGCACGTTCTCGCAAGAACACCGAGCGATTTCGCGCTCGTCACCTCCCGCACGGGCGCAATCGAAGGACTGGTCTTTGCTGGCGACGTCTTGCGCGCTTTGGGCTGGTAG
- a CDS encoding PAS domain-containing protein, whose protein sequence is MFAAAVPRTATESDQELSLLVDVAGAVNATRSSAEALQVSLERICQFLEWPVGHALLVAPEDDRLVSVDVWHLADEQRYRSFREASAEVEFSRGGLPGAALKFKRSQLIKDVSAEPRFLRRSAALAVGLHTGLAIPILALDHVVGVIELFDTRPADLDARDITVLEHVGIILGRSVERERAQSALEERERALSEAQRIAHLGSWQWDAGSGRVEWSDELYRIHGLEPGIGPVSLDDALGYVHVQDRANVEAALRRAKDEGASFEFDERVVRPSGEIRWLHARGMPVFGSDGEPRGMMGIAIDLTERRQAEERARALMFEQLARQRSERERLRLGALFDQAPAVIAVVDADTGRYQMANAELAGLVGQSVERGTSTRELFPRSPDDVLRKAFDVATETRVPQSVSEVNLGNGRERYYNFLFQPVFRDEGETMEIMIHGAEVSELVAERRQVEDKIAELARVAAELERSNRELDQFAYIASHDLKAPLRGIANVSTWVEEDLGDAADDEIRENLRLLRDRVSRMEALIDGLLQYSRVGRFSRAPEPLDVVAICRDVAELLDPPKNVSIVVPPELPEVEAQLAPFRQVLHNLLANAIKYARVPSPRIEVGGRSNGSHVDYWVSDNGPGIAPAHQEKIWGIFQKLESRDVVDGTGIGLALVRKIVETHGGRAWVESTPGEGATFHFSWPKVSGE, encoded by the coding sequence GTGTTTGCCGCTGCCGTTCCCCGGACGGCTACCGAATCCGACCAGGAGCTGTCGCTCCTGGTCGACGTTGCGGGAGCCGTCAACGCCACACGTTCCTCCGCTGAGGCTCTGCAGGTCTCGCTGGAGCGTATCTGTCAGTTCCTGGAGTGGCCCGTGGGGCACGCTCTCTTGGTAGCGCCGGAAGACGACCGATTGGTCTCGGTAGACGTGTGGCACCTTGCGGATGAGCAGCGCTACCGTTCCTTTCGAGAAGCCAGCGCGGAGGTGGAGTTTTCCCGTGGTGGCCTGCCCGGAGCCGCGCTGAAGTTCAAGCGGAGCCAGCTGATCAAAGACGTGAGCGCCGAGCCGCGATTCCTTCGGCGGTCGGCGGCGCTCGCCGTCGGCTTGCACACGGGGCTGGCGATCCCCATCCTCGCTTTGGACCACGTAGTGGGAGTGATCGAGCTGTTCGACACGCGGCCGGCAGATCTGGACGCGCGGGACATCACGGTGCTCGAGCACGTGGGTATCATTCTGGGTCGTTCGGTGGAGCGAGAGCGAGCGCAATCCGCGCTGGAGGAACGTGAACGCGCACTGAGCGAAGCGCAACGCATCGCTCACCTGGGCAGCTGGCAGTGGGACGCGGGCTCCGGCCGGGTAGAGTGGTCCGATGAGCTCTACCGCATCCATGGCTTGGAGCCTGGCATCGGTCCGGTGAGCCTCGACGACGCGCTGGGCTACGTTCATGTCCAGGACCGAGCGAACGTGGAAGCCGCGCTACGGCGAGCCAAGGACGAGGGCGCGAGCTTCGAGTTCGACGAGCGCGTGGTGAGGCCGAGCGGTGAGATTCGATGGCTTCACGCCAGAGGCATGCCCGTCTTCGGTTCCGACGGCGAGCCCCGAGGGATGATGGGAATCGCCATCGACCTCACCGAGCGCCGTCAGGCGGAGGAGCGTGCGCGTGCGCTGATGTTCGAGCAATTGGCCCGCCAGCGATCCGAGCGTGAGCGGCTACGGCTGGGGGCCCTCTTCGACCAGGCGCCGGCCGTCATCGCTGTCGTGGATGCGGACACGGGCCGATACCAGATGGCGAATGCCGAGCTGGCCGGGTTGGTCGGTCAGAGCGTCGAGCGCGGAACGAGCACCCGCGAGCTCTTCCCACGGTCGCCGGACGATGTTTTGAGGAAGGCCTTCGACGTCGCCACCGAGACCAGGGTGCCGCAGTCCGTCTCCGAGGTGAATCTCGGAAACGGGCGCGAGCGGTACTATAACTTCCTGTTCCAACCGGTGTTCCGCGACGAAGGCGAGACCATGGAGATCATGATCCATGGCGCGGAAGTCAGCGAGTTGGTCGCAGAACGCCGGCAGGTGGAGGACAAGATCGCCGAGCTGGCGCGGGTGGCCGCGGAGCTCGAGCGCAGCAATCGCGAGCTGGATCAGTTCGCCTACATCGCGTCCCATGACTTGAAGGCGCCGCTGCGCGGCATCGCCAACGTATCCACTTGGGTGGAGGAAGACCTGGGAGACGCAGCGGACGACGAGATTCGGGAGAACCTCCGTCTGCTTCGAGATCGAGTTTCCAGGATGGAAGCGCTCATTGATGGGCTCTTGCAGTACTCGCGCGTGGGCCGCTTCTCGCGGGCGCCGGAGCCGTTGGACGTTGTCGCCATTTGTCGAGACGTTGCGGAGCTCTTGGATCCCCCGAAGAACGTTTCCATTGTCGTGCCTCCGGAGCTGCCGGAGGTGGAAGCGCAGTTGGCACCATTTCGGCAGGTGCTTCACAACCTCTTGGCCAACGCCATCAAGTACGCCCGCGTGCCGTCGCCACGCATCGAAGTGGGGGGGCGCAGCAACGGAAGCCATGTCGACTACTGGGTGTCCGACAACGGGCCGGGCATCGCGCCGGCCCATCAAGAAAAGATATGGGGCATCTTCCAGAAGCTCGAGAGTCGCGACGTGGTGGACGGAACCGGCATCGGGCTCGCCCTGGTCCGAAAGATCGTGGAGACCCATGGGGGCCGAGCGTGGGTCGAGTCCACGCCGGGTGAAGGAGCCACATTCCACTTCAGCTGGCCGAAGGTCTCAGGAGAGTAG
- a CDS encoding sigma-54-dependent Fis family transcriptional regulator yields MQLSEAERQPDRDSTPPESSRIRSSGARRGRVLFVDDDRGMCELVALTLSKRGYEVSVASSSSGALAELDSGDFDVLLADLNLGDSDGLELCRRALEKQPDLPVVVLTAFGSMDAAVGAIRAGAYDFVTKPIEMDSLGIVVDRTVRHRALTREVQRLRRAVSTPERFDAIIGESPAMKRLVELVGRIAESDAGVLITGESGTGKELIARALHEQSARRGHFVAINCAAVPEQLLESELFGHMRGAFTDAKSSRAGLFVEADGGTLFLDEIGEMPLAMQSKLLRALEERVVRPVGGSREVPFDARVVAATNKELEDEVEAGRFREDLFYRINVVRLEVPPLRARGNDTLLLAQHFLERAAKRVKRELCGLVPEAAERIMSYPFPGNVRELENAMERAVALARYDRITVDDLPKKIRESSAMSAVVSSNDPNELPTMEVVERRYIQRVLDATNGNKTQAAKILGLDRRTLYRKLQRYESS; encoded by the coding sequence ATGCAGTTGTCCGAGGCCGAGCGCCAGCCCGACCGAGATTCCACCCCCCCCGAGTCCTCGAGGATCCGCTCCAGCGGAGCTCGTCGGGGCCGCGTCCTGTTCGTCGATGACGACCGTGGCATGTGCGAGCTGGTGGCGTTGACGCTCTCCAAGCGCGGCTACGAAGTATCCGTTGCCAGCTCCTCCTCGGGCGCGCTGGCAGAGCTGGACTCCGGGGACTTCGACGTTCTGCTCGCCGACCTCAACCTCGGTGACTCCGACGGACTCGAGCTCTGTCGGCGCGCCTTGGAGAAGCAGCCGGACCTTCCCGTGGTGGTGCTCACGGCGTTCGGCAGCATGGACGCAGCGGTCGGGGCAATTCGCGCGGGGGCCTATGACTTCGTCACCAAGCCGATCGAGATGGACTCGCTCGGCATCGTGGTGGACCGCACGGTGCGGCACCGCGCACTCACTCGCGAGGTCCAACGGCTGCGCCGCGCTGTGTCCACGCCCGAGCGCTTCGACGCCATCATCGGCGAAAGTCCCGCGATGAAGCGCCTGGTGGAGCTCGTGGGTCGCATCGCGGAGAGCGATGCCGGCGTGTTGATCACCGGAGAGAGCGGCACCGGCAAAGAGCTCATCGCCCGCGCCTTGCACGAGCAGAGTGCCCGCCGCGGACACTTCGTGGCCATCAACTGCGCGGCGGTTCCGGAACAGCTGCTCGAGAGCGAGCTGTTCGGCCACATGCGGGGCGCGTTCACGGACGCCAAGTCGTCCCGCGCGGGTCTGTTCGTGGAAGCCGACGGCGGCACCCTGTTCCTCGACGAGATCGGGGAAATGCCGCTGGCCATGCAGTCCAAGTTGCTTCGGGCCTTGGAGGAACGCGTGGTCCGGCCCGTCGGTGGCTCTCGAGAGGTGCCGTTCGATGCCCGGGTGGTGGCGGCGACCAACAAGGAGTTGGAAGACGAGGTCGAGGCGGGACGTTTTCGCGAGGACCTCTTCTATCGCATCAATGTCGTCCGCCTGGAGGTGCCGCCCCTGCGCGCCCGCGGCAACGACACGCTGCTCTTAGCGCAGCACTTCCTGGAGCGGGCGGCCAAGCGTGTGAAGCGAGAGCTGTGCGGGCTGGTTCCGGAGGCCGCTGAGCGGATCATGAGCTATCCGTTCCCCGGCAACGTCCGCGAGCTCGAGAACGCCATGGAGCGGGCGGTGGCGCTGGCGCGCTACGACCGCATCACGGTGGACGATCTGCCCAAGAAGATCCGGGAAAGCTCGGCGATGTCCGCAGTGGTGTCCAGCAACGACCCGAACGAGCTGCCCACCATGGAAGTGGTCGAGCGCCGCTACATTCAGCGCGTGCTGGACGCCACCAACGGCAACAAGACCCAGGCCGCCAAGATCCTCGGGCTGGACCGCAGGACCCTGTACCGCAAGCTTCAACGTTACGAATCGAGCTGA
- a CDS encoding response regulator, with amino-acid sequence MHPDAAVRVLLVEDQRDLRELLKSGLERRGIQVLACGEAGEARTGLKSSPDIDAVVTDATLREVDDGLDLAREIHETQPDMPVVVVSGSRDVIARAKGVASAVLEKPITAGKLASVLESVTGGIH; translated from the coding sequence ATGCACCCTGATGCTGCCGTGCGTGTATTACTCGTAGAGGACCAGCGAGACCTTCGTGAGCTCTTGAAGAGCGGATTGGAGCGCAGAGGCATCCAGGTGCTCGCATGCGGAGAGGCGGGCGAGGCTCGAACCGGACTGAAGTCGTCCCCGGACATCGACGCCGTCGTGACCGACGCCACCCTTCGTGAGGTCGACGACGGGCTGGATCTGGCGCGGGAGATCCACGAAACTCAGCCCGACATGCCAGTCGTCGTCGTCAGTGGTTCCAGGGATGTCATCGCACGCGCCAAGGGCGTTGCCTCTGCGGTATTGGAGAAGCCCATCACCGCGGGGAAGCTGGCGTCCGTGCTCGAATCCGTGACAGGCGGGATCCACTAG
- a CDS encoding OmpA family protein has product MIQNDFRRPMLRGAAITALSLLLPTLTACGASQHSKQFMDAQQAIHSAENGRAAQLAPAHLLEAKKTMKQAEAKDNGSPEEAQLAYVADRQARVATAYGDMAWEQQRLIGLRQKYQQQQTEQRRAAEADLRRAKDKLAETKEALSTVQKRLDSKDGKVADLEHKKQMLEAQQSQLEGQLQDRQKALTEERAKREAAEKRAADAMKSLQEIANVKEDANETTITLSGSVLFKTDSADLLPIARDSLDRVADALKNADDDRTFVIEGHTDSRGSATHNQKLSLDRAQSVRDYLVNHGVDSSRVTTVGRGEAEPVATNQTAEGRANNRRVEIIIRKK; this is encoded by the coding sequence GTGATTCAGAACGACTTCAGACGACCCATGCTGCGCGGCGCCGCAATCACCGCGCTCTCTTTGTTGCTTCCCACCCTGACCGCGTGCGGCGCCAGTCAGCACTCGAAACAGTTCATGGACGCCCAGCAGGCGATCCACAGCGCCGAGAACGGGCGAGCCGCTCAGCTTGCTCCGGCTCACCTGTTGGAAGCGAAGAAGACGATGAAACAGGCCGAGGCAAAGGACAACGGCTCCCCAGAAGAGGCCCAGCTGGCCTACGTGGCAGATCGACAAGCGCGCGTGGCTACGGCCTACGGGGACATGGCTTGGGAGCAGCAGCGCTTGATTGGCCTGCGCCAGAAGTATCAGCAGCAGCAGACGGAACAGCGCCGCGCCGCCGAAGCCGACTTGCGTCGCGCGAAGGACAAGCTCGCGGAGACCAAGGAAGCGCTGAGCACGGTTCAGAAGCGGCTCGACAGCAAGGACGGCAAGGTTGCCGACCTGGAACACAAGAAGCAAATGCTCGAAGCGCAGCAGTCCCAGCTCGAGGGACAGCTCCAAGATCGCCAGAAGGCGTTGACCGAAGAACGCGCGAAGCGTGAAGCGGCCGAAAAGCGCGCTGCCGACGCGATGAAGAGCCTTCAAGAGATCGCCAACGTGAAGGAAGACGCCAACGAGACGACGATTACGCTGTCCGGCTCCGTGCTGTTCAAGACGGACTCCGCCGACCTCTTGCCCATCGCACGTGATTCCCTGGACCGCGTGGCGGATGCGCTCAAGAATGCCGACGATGACCGTACCTTCGTGATCGAGGGCCATACGGATTCGCGAGGTTCCGCGACGCACAACCAAAAGCTATCTCTGGATAGGGCTCAGTCCGTGCGGGACTACTTGGTGAATCACGGGGTGGACTCTTCTCGAGTCACCACCGTGGGGCGAGGGGAAGCAGAGCCCGTGGCGACGAACCAGACGGCGGAAGGTCGTGCCAACAACCGGCGCGTGGAGATCATCATCCGCAAGAAGTGA
- a CDS encoding response regulator codes for MGAERGSSPRRVKEPHSTSAGRRSQESSVNDSTPPHAQFHVLLVEDDEIDVKNVRRAFEKNRILNPLHVARDGEEAVKMLESGEIKAERLLVLLDLNMPRMNGIEFLRHIRGDERFRLLPVVVLTTSNDERDKVDAYRLAVAGYIVKPVTFARFVKAMAALNKYWTLVELP; via the coding sequence ATGGGGGCCGAGCGTGGGTCGAGTCCACGCCGGGTGAAGGAGCCACATTCCACTTCAGCTGGCCGAAGGTCTCAGGAGAGTAGTGTGAACGACAGTACCCCGCCGCACGCCCAGTTTCACGTTCTACTTGTGGAAGACGACGAGATCGACGTGAAGAACGTGCGCCGCGCGTTCGAGAAGAACCGCATTCTGAATCCGCTTCATGTCGCTCGAGACGGCGAAGAAGCGGTGAAGATGCTGGAGAGCGGTGAGATCAAGGCCGAGCGGCTCTTGGTTCTCCTGGACCTGAACATGCCGCGCATGAACGGCATCGAGTTCTTGCGGCATATCCGGGGGGACGAGCGCTTCAGGTTGCTGCCAGTGGTCGTGTTGACGACCTCGAACGACGAGCGCGACAAGGTGGACGCCTATCGGCTGGCGGTGGCGGGCTACATCGTCAAGCCGGTGACATTCGCTCGCTTCGTCAAGGCCATGGCCGCGCTCAACAAGTACTGGACGCTGGTGGAGCTTCCCTGA
- a CDS encoding serine/threonine protein kinase, giving the protein MNASVDIDYVVNENAADPVQAGTVLAGKYRVGERLATGGMGVVHAGSHLELGQTVAIKFVRADHAADGEVLRRFLDEARIAASLRGEHIAKVLDAGWMPSGIPYFVMEHLEGQDLSMILHEGGKLPIHEAVRHAMATCEALEEAHARGLIHRDVKPENLFLAEYPNGKRSLKLLDFGVSARFGAVATSRRMTQAGKSVGSPSYMSPEQMTTPDDTDQRTDIWSLGVVLYELLTGLRAFDGPTVPAICSAVLSQDPPPVRAVRSEVSPALERIVMKCLEKDREKRFASVTALAEALGPYAEPIEESVASQPMTSEANPVAVIRDSEVPVFDDVPVDSRDIPKSSLFPRTLAVLATLALLGVAGYAYASQPDLSSLSPKLGTVGEAEIDPAPPFVLGVRGAIPGPTLAAEPEVERTETTTPVPQRVAPPSAPLSADEIAARKERYREWIQHQGLTPLGTLGD; this is encoded by the coding sequence ATGAATGCTTCTGTGGACATCGACTACGTGGTGAACGAAAACGCCGCGGATCCGGTACAGGCGGGCACCGTGCTCGCCGGGAAGTATCGCGTCGGAGAACGTCTCGCCACCGGCGGAATGGGCGTAGTGCACGCCGGCTCCCATCTGGAGCTGGGGCAGACGGTGGCCATCAAGTTCGTCCGGGCCGACCACGCCGCAGACGGCGAGGTCTTGCGGCGCTTTCTGGACGAAGCTCGCATCGCCGCGTCGCTGCGTGGCGAGCACATAGCAAAGGTGCTGGACGCAGGGTGGATGCCGAGCGGCATTCCGTACTTCGTGATGGAGCACCTCGAAGGTCAGGATCTCTCGATGATCCTCCACGAAGGAGGAAAGCTGCCCATTCACGAGGCGGTTCGTCATGCCATGGCGACGTGCGAGGCGCTGGAGGAGGCGCACGCTCGTGGCTTGATCCATCGCGATGTGAAGCCGGAGAACTTGTTCCTCGCCGAGTACCCGAATGGCAAGCGTTCGCTGAAGCTCTTGGATTTCGGCGTGTCGGCGCGCTTCGGCGCGGTCGCCACGAGCCGGCGGATGACCCAAGCCGGCAAGAGCGTCGGCTCTCCCAGCTACATGTCACCGGAACAGATGACCACGCCAGACGACACCGATCAGCGCACCGATATCTGGTCTCTTGGCGTGGTGCTGTACGAGCTACTTACGGGCCTACGCGCCTTCGACGGCCCTACCGTGCCAGCGATCTGCTCCGCGGTGCTCAGCCAGGATCCGCCGCCGGTGCGCGCGGTTCGTTCGGAGGTGAGCCCTGCTCTCGAACGGATTGTCATGAAGTGCCTGGAGAAGGATCGTGAAAAGCGATTCGCGAGCGTGACGGCGCTCGCCGAGGCCCTCGGTCCCTACGCCGAGCCGATCGAGGAGAGCGTCGCGAGCCAGCCCATGACCAGTGAAGCAAACCCCGTCGCCGTGATCCGGGACAGCGAAGTTCCCGTCTTCGACGACGTGCCCGTGGACAGCAGGGACATCCCCAAGAGCTCACTGTTTCCGCGGACGCTCGCCGTGCTCGCGACCCTCGCGCTCTTGGGCGTTGCGGGCTACGCGTATGCGAGCCAGCCGGACTTGTCGTCTCTTTCCCCGAAGCTCGGCACCGTGGGGGAGGCCGAGATCGATCCTGCGCCACCGTTCGTGCTGGGCGTGCGCGGCGCCATCCCCGGCCCGACCCTCGCAGCCGAGCCCGAAGTAGAGCGCACGGAGACTACCACGCCCGTGCCGCAGCGGGTCGCGCCCCCGAGCGCGCCGCTGTCCGCTGACGAGATCGCGGCCCGCAAGGAGCGGTACCGCGAATGGATCCAGCATCAAGGGCTCACGCCTCTGGGCACCCTCGGGGACTGA